The following are encoded together in the Arcobacter aquimarinus genome:
- a CDS encoding glutamate synthase subunit beta, which translates to MLNFTKFERINPEKRDVLQRLKDFDEVYQVFTKQRATEQADRCMQCGDPYCHTGCPLGNYIPAWLKQTAIKNPDLAFALSNETSPFPEILGRICPQDVLCEGACSLNTGHGAISIGAIETHISEDAFEKGMKPKFAQEKNDKRVAIIGSGPSGISAATFLLRKGFEVEMFERADRAGGLLMYGIPGFKLDKTTVDRRINWLLEAGMKLHLNCEIGRDKSISELEKEFDAIYLGIGATASNKVKIDGEDASNVHFAIDFLTGIQKRNLGNKNVEYIDVRDKKVVVIGGGDTAMDCVRTSVREGALSVKCLYRRDEKNMPGSKKEVVNAKEEGVEFVFNVSPKSIKVENNQAIAVELLETSMSEPDSSGRQKVVINQGSEYFEDADIVILALGFSPEVPAFLKELNVETNSWGGVVIDSSYKTSNKKVYAGGDCQRGAHLAVTAAVDGREAAKAIIKDLL; encoded by the coding sequence ATGTTAAATTTTACAAAATTCGAAAGAATTAATCCTGAAAAAAGAGATGTACTTCAAAGATTAAAAGATTTTGATGAGGTATATCAAGTATTTACAAAGCAAAGAGCAACAGAACAAGCTGATAGATGTATGCAATGTGGAGATCCATATTGTCATACTGGTTGTCCATTAGGAAATTATATTCCAGCATGGTTAAAACAAACAGCTATTAAAAATCCTGATTTAGCTTTTGCTTTATCAAATGAAACATCTCCTTTCCCTGAAATCTTAGGAAGAATTTGTCCTCAAGATGTACTTTGTGAAGGTGCTTGTTCTTTAAATACAGGTCATGGTGCTATTTCTATTGGAGCTATTGAAACACATATTTCAGAAGATGCATTTGAAAAAGGTATGAAACCTAAATTTGCTCAAGAAAAAAATGATAAAAGAGTAGCTATTATTGGTTCAGGACCTTCAGGAATTTCAGCAGCAACTTTTTTATTAAGAAAAGGTTTTGAAGTTGAAATGTTTGAAAGAGCGGATAGAGCAGGTGGTCTTTTAATGTATGGAATACCTGGATTTAAGCTTGATAAAACAACAGTTGATAGAAGAATAAACTGGTTATTAGAAGCTGGAATGAAACTTCATTTAAATTGTGAAATTGGTCGTGATAAGTCAATCTCTGAATTAGAAAAAGAATTTGATGCAATTTACTTAGGAATAGGTGCAACTGCTAGTAATAAAGTGAAAATAGATGGAGAAGATGCTTCTAATGTACATTTTGCAATTGATTTTTTAACGGGGATTCAAAAAAGAAATCTTGGAAATAAAAATGTTGAGTATATTGATGTTAGAGATAAAAAAGTAGTTGTTATTGGTGGTGGAGATACTGCTATGGACTGTGTTAGAACTTCTGTTAGAGAAGGTGCTTTAAGTGTTAAATGTCTTTACAGAAGAGATGAAAAAAATATGCCAGGAAGTAAAAAAGAGGTTGTTAACGCAAAAGAAGAGGGTGTTGAGTTTGTATTTAATGTAAGCCCAAAATCTATAAAAGTTGAAAATAACCAAGCTATTGCAGTTGAATTACTTGAAACTTCTATGAGTGAGCCTGACTCTTCAGGAAGACAAAAAGTTGTAATAAATCAAGGAAGTGAATATTTTGAAGATGCTGATATAGTGATTTTAGCACTTGGATTCTCTCCTGAAGTTCCAGCATTTTTAAAAGAATTAAATGTTGAAACAAATTCATGGGGTGGAGTTGTGATTGACTCTTCTTATAAAACTTCAAATAAAAAAGTATATGCAGGTGGAGATTGCCAAAGAGGAGCACACTTAGCTGTTACTGCTGCTGTTGATGGAAGAGAAGCAGCAAAAGCAATAATAAAAGATTTATTGTAA
- a CDS encoding Ppx/GppA phosphatase family protein → MSKVTTIIDIGSNSMRMVVLQKSSRFAFNLINETKSRVKISEGCYENNGNLQEIPMQRAYESLKSFLNISNALKSRKIICVATSALRDAPNSNIFISKVRKDLGLNIKVIDGEKEAYYGGVAASNLLHDDTFVTVDIGGGSTEFSFVKNGKIEKSISLNIGTVRIKELYFNKNNTEGAKNYILDNLKKIFELDIEIPKKVVGIGGSIRALSKIVMAKKEYPLDILHGFAYDVKDELSFFDRISRAKDNDDLKSFGVKKDRFDTIKEGSFIFKTILEELKINEVVTSGVGVREGVYLTDLLRNSNHKFPENFNVSVRSLLDRFQIDEKQSAYLGNNAKKIFDALKPLHNLDNKYRGLLVIASKLHSIGSTLNFYKSNDNAFDFILNGLNYDFLHTSRVVVAYTIKFSKKSLPTRSDILEYEELLPSLKIMQWMSFMISLNFAVNQDFSRPKVEYFLNDETLEINLSNKSFLIESNIDKLETPEDLTVKIL, encoded by the coding sequence ATGTCTAAAGTAACAACAATCATTGACATTGGGTCAAACTCAATGAGAATGGTTGTCTTGCAAAAAAGTAGTAGGTTTGCTTTTAATCTTATAAATGAGACTAAAAGTAGGGTTAAAATATCTGAGGGTTGTTATGAAAATAATGGTAATCTTCAAGAAATTCCTATGCAAAGAGCCTATGAATCTTTAAAATCTTTTTTAAATATATCAAATGCACTAAAATCAAGAAAAATTATCTGTGTTGCTACATCAGCTCTTAGAGATGCTCCAAATTCAAATATTTTTATATCAAAAGTCAGAAAAGATTTAGGATTAAATATAAAAGTAATAGATGGTGAAAAAGAAGCATATTATGGTGGAGTTGCAGCTTCAAATTTACTTCATGATGACACTTTTGTAACAGTTGATATTGGAGGTGGTTCTACAGAATTTTCATTTGTAAAAAATGGAAAAATAGAAAAATCTATCTCTTTAAATATAGGAACTGTTAGAATAAAAGAGCTGTATTTTAATAAAAATAATACTGAAGGTGCTAAAAATTATATTTTAGATAATTTAAAAAAGATTTTTGAATTAGATATAGAGATACCTAAAAAAGTTGTTGGTATTGGTGGAAGTATTAGAGCTTTATCAAAAATAGTAATGGCAAAAAAAGAGTATCCTTTAGATATTTTACATGGATTTGCTTATGATGTAAAAGATGAATTGTCTTTTTTTGACAGAATTTCAAGAGCAAAAGATAATGATGATTTAAAATCTTTTGGAGTAAAAAAAGATAGATTTGATACTATAAAAGAAGGCTCTTTTATCTTTAAAACAATTCTTGAAGAACTTAAAATAAATGAAGTTGTAACTTCAGGAGTTGGAGTTAGAGAAGGAGTTTATTTAACAGATTTATTAAGAAATTCAAATCATAAATTTCCTGAAAATTTCAATGTTAGCGTTAGAAGTTTACTCGATAGATTTCAAATAGATGAAAAACAAAGTGCATATCTTGGAAATAATGCAAAAAAAATATTTGATGCTTTAAAACCTTTACATAACTTAGATAATAAATATAGAGGATTATTAGTAATTGCTTCAAAACTTCATTCTATTGGTTCAACTTTGAATTTTTATAAATCAAATGATAATGCTTTTGATTTTATATTAAATGGTTTGAATTATGATTTTTTACATACATCAAGGGTTGTTGTTGCTTATACGATTAAGTTTTCAAAAAAATCTCTACCAACAAGAAGTGATATTTTAGAATATGAAGAACTTCTTCCAAGTTTGAAAATTATGCAATGGATGAGTTTTATGATATCTTTAAATTTTGCAGTAAATCAAGATTTTTCAAGACCAAAAGTAGAATATTTTTTGAATGATGAAACTTTAGAAATTAATCTTTCAAATAAATCTTTTTTGATAGAATCAAATATAGATAAATTAGAAACACCAGAAGATTTAACTGTAAAGATTTTATAA
- the waaC gene encoding lipopolysaccharide heptosyltransferase I — MMKKIAIIKLSAMGDIIHAMVALQYIKKHFPSLQIDWFVEGAFSGVLENNPHINQIIRLNLKGIKKDKKEIFSQLKLVKQHSKNSYDLVIDAQGLIKSSLVARFLGKNRAGFSKDSTREKLASFFYTKKIDIAYDKNAIERNAKVLSSSLGFEITKNDILNKEPFLFFKNEDKVIYDYLDTNKKNVLFVIGASWPSKIYSKEKFAKIIDSLDENCLLTWGNEEEKQSALFIEKISKARVLPKLDLNSLKAVVSKVDLVIGNDTGPTHMAWALNIASITIFGNTPGYRNTYQTSVNKIIESKSLVNPFKLDKNDFSINEIDEKEIVKIAKELLYEKKD, encoded by the coding sequence ATAATGAAAAAAATAGCTATCATAAAGCTATCTGCAATGGGTGATATTATTCATGCTATGGTAGCTTTGCAATATATAAAAAAACATTTTCCATCTTTACAAATAGATTGGTTTGTTGAGGGTGCTTTTAGTGGAGTTTTAGAAAATAATCCACATATAAATCAAATAATAAGACTAAATCTAAAAGGTATAAAAAAAGATAAAAAAGAAATTTTTAGTCAGCTTAAACTTGTAAAGCAGCATTCGAAAAACTCTTATGATTTAGTAATTGATGCACAAGGACTTATAAAATCATCTTTAGTTGCTAGATTTTTAGGTAAAAATAGAGCAGGTTTTAGCAAAGATTCTACAAGAGAGAAATTAGCTTCTTTTTTTTATACAAAAAAAATAGATATAGCCTATGATAAAAATGCAATAGAAAGAAATGCAAAGGTTTTATCTTCAAGTTTGGGTTTTGAAATCACAAAAAATGATATTTTAAATAAGGAACCATTTTTATTTTTTAAAAATGAAGATAAGGTTATTTATGATTATCTTGACACAAATAAAAAAAATGTTTTATTTGTAATTGGAGCTAGTTGGCCAAGTAAGATTTACTCTAAAGAAAAATTCGCTAAAATAATAGATAGTTTAGATGAAAATTGTTTACTTACTTGGGGAAATGAAGAAGAAAAACAAAGTGCTTTATTTATAGAAAAAATTTCAAAGGCTAGAGTTTTACCAAAATTGGATTTAAATAGTTTAAAAGCTGTTGTTTCAAAGGTTGATTTAGTAATTGGTAATGATACAGGTCCTACTCATATGGCTTGGGCTTTAAATATTGCTTCTATCACTATTTTTGGAAATACTCCAGGATATAGAAATACTTATCAAACTTCAGTAAATAAAATTATTGAATCAAAGAGTTTAGTAAATCCTTTTAAATTAGATAAAAATGATTTTTCTATAAATGAAATAGATGAAAAAGAGATAGTAAAAATAGCAAAGGAACTTTTATATGAAAAGAAAGATTAA
- a CDS encoding inositol monophosphatase family protein produces the protein MKNITALYKKAFIEAVILANKELFDYINNNLSLNDFEYTNITGFGGDNSLKIDLIAENIFIKHLEKFGNIYSEECGFRNQNKDFTIIIDPLDGSNNFYSKLPYYGTSIALKKDEKIVAGFVTNLATGAIVYRAFEDEVKYFSLLQMKEFNSFFIEKSKIAVFERAYEYPDICKKLNENRIKFRSLGAVALSLSDAINYNFVLHAGKIREFDVEAALYICKNLYIYRTEKFLFISKSEENYKLIKEIINQF, from the coding sequence ATGAAAAATATTACAGCCTTGTATAAAAAAGCTTTTATAGAGGCTGTAATACTTGCAAATAAAGAACTTTTTGACTATATAAATAATAATCTATCTTTAAATGATTTTGAATATACAAATATCACTGGTTTTGGTGGTGATAATTCTTTAAAGATAGATTTAATTGCTGAAAATATATTTATAAAACATCTAGAAAAATTTGGAAATATATACTCAGAAGAGTGTGGTTTCAGAAATCAAAATAAAGATTTTACAATTATAATTGATCCACTTGATGGAAGTAATAATTTTTATTCAAAATTACCTTATTATGGAACTTCTATTGCATTAAAAAAAGATGAAAAAATAGTTGCTGGTTTTGTTACTAATTTAGCTACTGGAGCTATTGTGTATAGAGCATTTGAAGACGAAGTTAAATATTTTTCATTATTGCAAATGAAAGAGTTTAATTCATTTTTCATTGAAAAAAGCAAAATAGCAGTTTTTGAAAGAGCTTATGAATATCCCGATATTTGTAAAAAATTAAATGAAAATAGAATAAAATTTAGAAGTTTAGGTGCAGTTGCTTTGTCTTTAAGTGATGCTATAAATTATAATTTTGTTTTACATGCTGGAAAAATAAGAGAATTTGATGTGGAAGCTGCTTTATATATATGTAAAAATTTATATATTTACAGAACAGAAAAGTTTTTGTTTATATCAAAAAGTGAAGAAAATTATAAGCTAATTAAAGAAATTATTAATCAATTTTAG
- the rfbB gene encoding dTDP-glucose 4,6-dehydratase — MFNNKNKTILLTGTAGFIGSNFVPYFLEKYPNYNLVNLDLLTYAGDLENLKECELNPNYKFIKGDICNRELVEFIFSEYDIKGVIHFAAESHVDNSIKNPGVFVQTNVNGTYTLVDVAKKYWMEKPFTYKIEYQDCRFHHISTDEVYGTLSLDPNELFTEKTPYAPNSPYSASKASSDMIIRAYVETFGLNAVITNCSNNYGPKQHDEKLIPTIIRNALNNNPIPIYGDGKNIRDWLYVLDHCKGIDLVYHKGKKGETYNIGGRNERTNLQIVDRICTILDQQVPQPNFSYKSLITFVEDRAGHDRRYAIDASKLENELGWKADENFDSGIIKTIEWYLNKYGICK, encoded by the coding sequence ATGTTCAATAATAAAAATAAGACAATACTACTAACAGGAACAGCAGGATTTATAGGTTCAAACTTTGTGCCATACTTTCTAGAAAAATACCCAAATTATAACTTAGTAAATCTAGACCTTTTAACTTATGCAGGTGATTTGGAAAATCTAAAAGAGTGTGAACTAAATCCTAACTATAAATTTATAAAAGGTGATATCTGTAATAGAGAATTAGTTGAATTTATATTTAGTGAATATGATATAAAAGGTGTTATTCACTTTGCAGCAGAATCACATGTAGATAACTCTATTAAAAATCCAGGTGTGTTTGTACAAACAAATGTAAATGGAACATATACCCTTGTAGATGTAGCAAAAAAATATTGGATGGAAAAACCATTTACTTATAAAATAGAATATCAAGACTGTAGATTTCATCATATATCTACAGATGAAGTATATGGAACATTAAGCCTAGACCCAAATGAACTATTTACAGAAAAAACTCCATACGCTCCAAACTCTCCATACTCAGCTAGTAAAGCTTCAAGTGATATGATAATAAGAGCATATGTAGAAACATTTGGATTAAACGCAGTTATAACAAACTGCTCAAATAACTATGGACCAAAACAACATGATGAAAAACTAATTCCAACAATTATAAGAAATGCATTAAATAATAATCCTATTCCAATCTATGGTGATGGGAAAAATATAAGAGATTGGTTGTATGTATTAGATCACTGTAAAGGAATAGACCTTGTTTACCATAAAGGTAAAAAAGGAGAAACTTATAACATCGGTGGAAGAAATGAAAGAACAAATCTTCAAATAGTTGATAGAATTTGTACTATATTAGACCAACAAGTTCCACAACCTAATTTTTCATATAAAAGTCTTATTACTTTCGTAGAAGATAGAGCCGGACATGATAGAAGATATGCAATAGATGCGAGTAAACTAGAAAATGAACTAGGTTGGAAAGCAGATGAGAACTTTGATAGTGGAATAATTAAGACTATTGAGTGGTATTTAAATAAATATGGGATTTGTAAATGA
- a CDS encoding glycosyltransferase family 9 protein, with amino-acid sequence MQNIKKILIIRCGALGDLVYSTSVLDALRLEYGEDIKIDFVSTPSSSKLFEYDKRVNKIFFLKHKKIPIFFSSQKKAIINESKKEPYDILINFEMGKQFKSLVENIVANRKIGWFSENINITKTHMVEICKEFYSSIVSKENLGNSFPRLIGENFEKIQEKLSLPNEYIIISPSNSHNKKKGINYRAWRHENWKEFLNLLPKEMKIVVIGAKGEEHFFEPLKPYNSNVIDLVGKISIPQMVSIIENAKALVVTDTGTAHIASAVNTSVFCLIGPTPAVQTGPYKTPFNEVTIISAGLECSPCYKTEVMKACKDNLCMKNISAKMVIDELIKSKVIV; translated from the coding sequence ATGCAAAATATTAAAAAAATATTGATTATTAGATGCGGAGCATTAGGAGATTTGGTTTATTCAACAAGTGTACTTGATGCTTTGAGATTAGAGTATGGAGAAGATATAAAAATAGATTTTGTTTCAACTCCTAGTAGCTCTAAATTATTTGAATATGATAAAAGAGTTAATAAAATATTTTTTTTGAAACATAAAAAAATACCTATTTTTTTTAGTTCTCAAAAAAAAGCTATTATAAATGAATCAAAAAAAGAACCTTATGATATTTTGATAAATTTTGAAATGGGTAAACAGTTCAAAAGTTTAGTTGAGAATATCGTTGCAAATAGAAAAATTGGTTGGTTTAGTGAAAATATAAATATTACAAAAACTCATATGGTTGAGATTTGTAAAGAGTTTTATTCAAGTATTGTTTCAAAAGAGAATTTAGGGAACTCTTTTCCAAGATTAATAGGAGAAAATTTTGAAAAAATACAAGAAAAATTATCTTTACCAAATGAATATATAATAATAAGTCCAAGTAATTCTCATAATAAGAAAAAAGGTATAAATTATAGAGCATGGCGTCATGAAAACTGGAAAGAGTTTTTGAATCTATTACCCAAAGAAATGAAGATTGTAGTTATTGGGGCAAAGGGTGAAGAACATTTTTTTGAGCCATTAAAACCATATAATTCAAATGTAATAGATTTAGTAGGAAAAATATCAATTCCTCAAATGGTTAGTATTATTGAAAACGCAAAAGCTTTGGTTGTAACTGACACAGGAACTGCTCATATTGCATCAGCAGTTAATACATCTGTTTTTTGTTTAATTGGTCCAACACCAGCTGTTCAAACAGGACCGTATAAAACACCTTTTAATGAAGTAACTATTATAAGTGCAGGATTAGAATGCAGTCCTTGTTATAAAACAGAAGTTATGAAGGCTTGTAAAGATAATTTGTGCATGAAAAATATAAGTGCTAAGATGGTTATAGATGAATTAATTAAAAGCAAAGTTATAGTATAA
- a CDS encoding lipid A biosynthesis acyltransferase, which translates to MKRKIKDYFRYFLYIVFRFIFLITPKFIMKKILQFLAFFAYKFNKKHKRIAKANLDLVYQNQIDEKRKEEIIYNSYKSLVFNMYEFMENQTISKEDMFKKANIINADIIKKAHDEKRKVIYITAHYGGWELTLPYIALMFGEIAVVNRKMDNPHIQKLYAQARSKNKITMLEKQVAAKGMIKAFKENKSVAVVIDQHIGSGVDVLFLGQKDMATDSTARLALKFDAIIIPIFTVCNDFRDYTINVGEAIDVKTLEFKTDDKIQELTQLQNDLITKQVFFKPDYWLWQHKRFKKYHNDIYRKEKSV; encoded by the coding sequence ATGAAAAGAAAGATTAAAGATTATTTTCGATATTTTTTATATATTGTTTTTAGATTTATTTTTCTAATAACTCCAAAATTTATAATGAAAAAAATCTTACAATTTCTAGCTTTTTTTGCTTATAAATTTAATAAAAAACATAAACGTATTGCAAAAGCAAATCTTGATTTAGTTTATCAAAACCAAATAGATGAAAAAAGAAAAGAAGAAATTATCTATAACTCTTATAAATCTTTAGTTTTCAATATGTATGAATTTATGGAAAATCAAACTATTTCAAAAGAAGATATGTTTAAAAAAGCAAATATTATAAATGCCGATATAATTAAAAAAGCTCATGATGAAAAAAGAAAAGTTATATATATTACAGCTCATTATGGTGGATGGGAATTGACTTTACCTTATATTGCTTTAATGTTTGGAGAAATAGCTGTAGTAAATAGAAAAATGGATAATCCGCATATTCAAAAACTTTACGCACAAGCAAGAAGTAAAAATAAGATTACAATGCTAGAAAAACAAGTTGCAGCAAAAGGAATGATAAAAGCTTTTAAAGAGAATAAATCAGTTGCTGTTGTAATTGACCAACATATAGGAAGTGGAGTTGATGTTTTATTTTTAGGACAAAAAGATATGGCAACAGATTCAACAGCAAGATTAGCTTTGAAGTTTGATGCTATTATTATTCCTATTTTTACAGTTTGTAATGATTTTAGAGATTATACTATTAACGTAGGTGAAGCTATTGATGTTAAAACTTTAGAGTTTAAAACAGATGATAAAATACAAGAACTAACACAACTTCAAAATGATTTGATTACAAAACAAGTTTTTTTTAAACCTGATTATTGGTTATGGCAACACAAAAGATTTAAAAAATATCACAATGATATTTATAGAAAGGAAAAAAGTGTCTAG
- the rfbA gene encoding glucose-1-phosphate thymidylyltransferase RfbA, protein MKGIILAGGSGTRLYPITKGVSKQLVPIYDKPMIYYPLSVLMLAGIKEVLIITTPQDQQSFINLLGDGKDLGMRFEYVIQPSPDGLAQAFILGEEFLDGDDACLVLGDNIFYGHGLTELLAKSVKNIKDENKATVFGYYVSDPQRYGVAEFNDSGDVISIEEKPKEPKSNYAVVGLYFYPNDVVKKAKEVKPSDRGELEITTLNQDYLNENRLKVELMGRGYAWLDTGTHESLLEASTFIQTIEHRQSLKVACLEEIAYEMGYISKEKLLELAEPLKKNQYGQYLITRANQPRRMK, encoded by the coding sequence ATGAAAGGGATAATCCTAGCAGGAGGGAGTGGGACAAGATTGTACCCAATAACAAAGGGTGTTTCAAAACAATTAGTTCCAATTTATGATAAACCTATGATATATTATCCTTTGTCTGTTTTAATGTTAGCAGGTATCAAAGAAGTACTTATAATAACAACTCCACAAGATCAGCAAAGTTTTATTAACCTTTTAGGTGATGGAAAAGATTTGGGTATGAGATTTGAATATGTAATTCAACCAAGCCCAGATGGATTAGCCCAAGCATTTATTCTTGGTGAAGAATTTTTGGATGGAGATGATGCATGTTTAGTATTAGGTGATAATATTTTTTATGGTCATGGATTAACAGAATTATTAGCAAAAAGTGTAAAAAATATAAAAGATGAAAATAAAGCTACGGTGTTTGGTTACTATGTTTCAGATCCTCAAAGATATGGAGTTGCAGAATTTAATGATAGTGGAGATGTAATCTCTATTGAAGAAAAACCAAAAGAGCCAAAATCAAACTACGCAGTTGTAGGATTGTATTTTTATCCAAATGATGTAGTAAAAAAAGCAAAAGAAGTAAAACCAAGTGATCGTGGTGAACTTGAAATCACAACTTTAAATCAAGATTATCTAAATGAAAATAGATTAAAAGTTGAACTTATGGGAAGAGGATACGCTTGGCTTGATACAGGAACACATGAATCACTGCTTGAAGCAAGTACTTTTATCCAAACTATAGAACATAGACAAAGCCTAAAAGTAGCCTGTCTTGAAGAAATAGCTTATGAAATGGGATATATTTCAAAAGAAAAACTTCTTGAATTAGCAGAGCCTTTAAAGAAAAACCAATATGGTCAATATCTAATAACTAGAGCAAATCAACCAAGAAGGATGAAATAA
- the rfbD gene encoding dTDP-4-dehydrorhamnose reductase encodes MPNFNILVTGSNGQVGSEIKELSSNYNYNFFFTTRDDIDITNKESIKSYCEKNSINVIINCAAYTAVDKAQSDIENADLVNRKVIKKLALVSKELNIKLIHISTDYVFDGKNFKPYCEEFQTNPQSIYGKTKLDGENEMRDINPLNSIIIRTSWVYSYYGNNFVKTMLRLGKEKEELGVIFDQIGTPTYAKDLAITILDIVPQINNQKVEIYNYSNEGVLSWYDFAKEIMKMAKLNCKINPIETYQYPTPAKRPHFSLLNKKKIKSMFNIEIAYWKDGLDDCLRRLGERR; translated from the coding sequence ATGCCTAATTTTAATATTTTAGTAACAGGTTCAAATGGACAAGTTGGAAGTGAAATAAAAGAATTAAGTTCAAATTATAACTATAACTTCTTTTTTACAACAAGAGATGATATAGATATTACAAATAAAGAGAGTATTAAATCTTATTGTGAAAAAAACTCTATTAATGTGATTATAAATTGTGCAGCATATACAGCAGTGGATAAAGCCCAAAGTGATATAGAAAATGCAGATTTAGTAAATAGAAAAGTAATAAAAAAATTAGCTTTAGTTTCTAAAGAGTTAAATATTAAATTAATTCATATATCTACAGATTATGTATTTGATGGTAAAAATTTTAAACCTTACTGTGAAGAATTCCAAACAAACCCACAATCAATATATGGTAAAACAAAACTTGATGGTGAAAATGAAATGAGAGATATAAATCCATTAAATTCTATAATCATAAGAACTTCATGGGTTTATAGTTACTATGGAAATAACTTTGTAAAAACAATGCTTCGATTAGGAAAAGAAAAAGAAGAATTAGGTGTAATATTTGATCAAATAGGAACTCCTACTTATGCTAAAGACTTGGCAATTACTATTCTTGATATTGTTCCTCAAATAAATAATCAAAAAGTTGAAATCTATAATTATTCAAATGAAGGTGTATTGTCTTGGTATGATTTTGCAAAAGAAATAATGAAAATGGCAAAATTAAACTGTAAAATAAATCCAATAGAAACATATCAATACCCAACACCAGCAAAACGACCTCATTTTTCACTATTAAATAAAAAGAAAATTAAATCTATGTTCAATATAGAAATAGCATATTGGAAAGATGGATTGGATGATTGTTTAAGAAGATTAGGTGAAAGAAGATAA
- a CDS encoding YfhL family 4Fe-4S dicluster ferredoxin, whose translation MSLMITDECIACDACREECPNYAIEEGDPIYVIDPDRCTECVGHYEEPQCVEVCPVDCIIIDPDNEETMEELKFKYEQLMEEEN comes from the coding sequence ATGTCTTTAATGATTACTGATGAATGTATCGCATGTGATGCATGTAGAGAAGAGTGCCCAAATTATGCTATCGAAGAGGGTGATCCAATTTATGTAATTGATCCTGATAGATGTACAGAGTGTGTTGGACATTATGAAGAGCCACAATGTGTTGAAGTTTGTCCGGTAGACTGTATCATAATAGATCCAGATAACGAAGAGACAATGGAAGAGTTAAAGTTCAAATATGAACAACTAATGGAAGAAGAAAATTAA
- the rfbC gene encoding dTDP-4-dehydrorhamnose 3,5-epimerase, with the protein MTFTRTEIPDVVVIEPTVHGDSRGYFVETFRQDKLEEFLGYKINFCQDNESKSSKGVLRGLHYQLPPHAQTKLVRVIHGRVLDVAVDIRKNSPTFGKYVAVILSAENKKQLLVPRGFAHGFVVLEDDTVFAYKVDNYYSPQCDRGIAFDDKNLNIDWILNHDELNLSAKDTKQPKLFDIKDDKEIFEFGVNYYA; encoded by the coding sequence ATGACATTTACAAGAACTGAAATTCCAGATGTAGTAGTTATAGAACCAACTGTTCATGGTGATAGTAGAGGATACTTTGTTGAAACTTTTAGGCAAGATAAACTTGAAGAATTTTTAGGATATAAAATAAACTTTTGCCAAGATAATGAAAGTAAATCTTCAAAAGGAGTTCTAAGAGGACTTCATTATCAACTTCCACCTCATGCTCAAACGAAACTTGTAAGAGTAATTCACGGACGAGTTCTAGATGTAGCAGTTGATATTAGAAAAAACTCACCAACATTTGGAAAATATGTAGCAGTTATTTTAAGTGCAGAGAATAAAAAACAATTATTGGTTCCAAGAGGATTTGCTCATGGATTTGTTGTACTTGAAGATGATACAGTATTTGCTTATAAAGTAGATAACTATTATAGCCCACAATGTGATAGAGGAATAGCCTTTGATGATAAAAATCTAAATATAGATTGGATTTTAAATCATGATGAATTAAATCTGTCAGCTAAAGATACAAAACAACCAAAACTTTTTGATATAAAAGATGATAAAGAAATATTTGAATTTGGAGTAAACTATTATGCCTAA